The Opitutaceae bacterium genome has a window encoding:
- a CDS encoding DUF3309 domain-containing protein, which translates to MTTSAILLAILFVLVIAATPTWSYSRDWGYRPSGILGLILVILVILALMGRL; encoded by the coding sequence ATGACAACCTCCGCAATACTGCTCGCCATCCTGTTCGTTCTCGTGATCGCGGCCACGCCCACATGGTCCTACAGCCGCGACTGGGGCTATCGCCCAAGTGGGATCCTCGGCCTCATCCTTGTGATCCTGGTCATTCTCGCCCTGATGGGCAGGCTCTAG
- a CDS encoding sigma-54 dependent transcriptional regulator, whose translation MKLLLVGDEERMRKLAAFGLIQEHEESTIVSSAAEVEELDTLSIFNAAVVDWEMRKSPASELIASLRERWRSLPVVALVSSSERGLHAQKAGAIEVMLKPVEVDAARALIMGFPQSQPAKKVFPSTPVAPAAAPVTTVTMDLNPQSQCMRRVLSVIDKVAPTPATVLLLGESGTGKTTIARHLHEKSNRSNGPFVTVNCPCLQAPLLESELFGHVRGAFTGAIADSVGLVAAANGGTLFLDEIGEMPLALQSKLLRLLQERCYERLGETKVRTADIRIIAATNRNLRDDVAAGKFREDLFYRLNVISIEVPSLRQRPEDILSIAKGLLRELGAQSGRRFTDFTTDAALALQRHPWPGNLRELRNCLERAVILSDGPLIHLSDLPELSSKPEQGPQVGEFVTLAELEEAHIQRVLEKAGSLMQAARLLGIDKTTLYRKRRRQFTTTAPFEETLRSAV comes from the coding sequence ATGAAACTTCTCTTGGTGGGCGACGAGGAGCGTATGCGTAAGCTGGCAGCCTTTGGGTTGATCCAGGAGCACGAGGAGTCGACTATCGTCAGCTCCGCGGCTGAGGTGGAGGAGCTTGACACGCTCTCGATCTTCAACGCAGCCGTTGTTGACTGGGAAATGCGAAAGAGCCCCGCATCGGAGCTGATCGCCTCCCTGCGCGAGAGATGGAGATCCCTCCCTGTGGTAGCGTTGGTGTCGTCCTCGGAGCGCGGCCTGCACGCACAGAAAGCCGGGGCGATCGAAGTGATGCTGAAACCAGTCGAGGTGGATGCAGCTCGCGCGCTGATCATGGGCTTCCCGCAGTCGCAGCCCGCCAAGAAAGTCTTCCCTTCGACCCCGGTCGCGCCTGCGGCTGCGCCGGTGACGACGGTGACGATGGACCTCAATCCTCAGAGCCAATGCATGCGCCGGGTACTCTCGGTGATCGACAAGGTGGCGCCCACTCCTGCGACTGTACTCCTCCTTGGTGAAAGTGGCACCGGCAAGACCACGATCGCGCGCCATCTCCATGAAAAGAGCAACCGCAGCAACGGTCCCTTTGTAACAGTCAACTGCCCGTGCCTCCAGGCTCCCCTTCTTGAAAGTGAGTTATTCGGACACGTTCGAGGCGCCTTCACGGGCGCAATTGCCGACTCTGTTGGCCTTGTGGCGGCCGCCAACGGAGGCACTCTCTTCCTCGACGAAATTGGAGAGATGCCCCTTGCACTCCAATCGAAACTATTGCGGCTCCTCCAAGAGCGGTGCTACGAACGATTGGGAGAGACCAAGGTGCGGACTGCAGATATCCGGATCATTGCGGCGACCAATCGAAACCTGCGGGACGACGTGGCAGCTGGGAAGTTCCGTGAAGACCTCTTCTATCGCCTAAATGTCATCTCGATTGAAGTTCCAAGCCTCCGGCAAAGGCCGGAGGACATCCTGTCGATCGCCAAGGGCCTCCTCAGGGAACTCGGCGCACAGAGCGGCCGCCGGTTCACGGATTTCACAACCGATGCCGCCCTTGCGCTTCAGCGCCACCCCTGGCCCGGAAACCTGCGGGAGCTTCGGAACTGCCTCGAACGCGCCGTGATTCTCTCGGATGGACCGTTGATCCATCTGTCGGACCTTCCCGAATTGTCTTCGAAGCCCGAACAAGGTCCCCAGGTCGGCGAGTTCGTGACGCTTGCCGAACTCGAGGAAGCGCACATCCAGCGGGTTCTTGAGAAAGCGGGTAGCCTGATGCAGGCGGCACGGCTGCTCGGCATCGACAAAACAACTCTGTACCGCAAGCGCCGCCGCCAGTTCACCACCACCGCGCCCTTTGAAGAGACGCTCCGCTCAGCGGTCTGA
- a CDS encoding SDR family oxidoreductase: MPTKTEKPRKLRPPQSQNRQPGRQAEMRPQPKSELMEIIPAGRLAGKKALITGGDSGIGRAVAIAFAKEGADVAISYLEEVEDARVTDERVRELGRECLLLPGDIARTSTCRKIVETTLREFGQIDILVNNAAEQHPQKSLVDIDDDQLERTFRTNILAMFRLTREVLPHLRRGATIINTTSVTAYRGSAELIDYSSTKGAIVSFTRSLALNLAKKGIRVNAVAPGPVWTPLIPATFSEEEVAEFGSSVPLARAGEPAEIAASFVFLAGADSSFITGQVLHPNGGEVING, from the coding sequence ATGCCTACGAAGACCGAGAAGCCGCGCAAGCTGCGTCCACCACAGTCCCAGAACCGTCAGCCCGGTCGCCAGGCGGAGATGCGCCCGCAGCCGAAGAGCGAATTGATGGAGATCATCCCGGCCGGGAGGCTAGCGGGCAAGAAAGCACTGATCACCGGCGGCGATAGCGGCATCGGTCGCGCCGTGGCAATCGCCTTTGCCAAGGAGGGAGCGGACGTCGCGATCTCTTACCTCGAGGAGGTCGAGGACGCACGCGTGACCGACGAACGCGTGCGGGAGCTCGGCCGCGAGTGCCTGCTGCTTCCAGGCGACATCGCCCGCACAAGCACCTGCCGTAAGATTGTGGAGACGACGCTGCGCGAATTCGGACAAATTGACATACTTGTCAATAATGCGGCTGAACAGCATCCGCAGAAATCACTCGTAGATATTGACGATGACCAGTTGGAGCGAACCTTCCGCACCAACATCCTCGCCATGTTTCGGCTCACGCGGGAGGTTCTCCCCCACCTGCGTCGCGGCGCGACGATCATCAACACGACCTCGGTCACCGCGTATCGCGGAAGCGCGGAACTAATTGACTACTCGTCCACGAAGGGGGCGATTGTATCGTTTACGCGTTCCCTTGCGTTGAACCTCGCGAAGAAGGGGATTCGTGTGAACGCCGTGGCGCCAGGGCCCGTCTGGACACCGCTTATTCCCGCGACCTTTAGCGAGGAGGAGGTGGCGGAGTTTGGATCAAGCGTTCCGCTCGCGCGCGCGGGCGAGCCGGCCGAGATCGCCGCCTCGTTTGTATTTCTCGCTGGGGCGGACTCCAGCTTCATCACCGGTCAGGTCCTTCATCCCAACGGCGGCGAGGTTATCAACGGCTAG
- the ligD gene encoding non-homologous end-joining DNA ligase, whose translation MPKTSNRLTASQPAEFLEPMKVLSVEEIPVGTWRSEIKYDGYRALAVISRGKVELWSRNRKPLGEAYPAVVEELSKLPCTSAVIDGEIVALDEQGRSRFQLLQNTGEETQIRYFAFDLLHLDGVSLLKETLEARQDRLKGLFKRSHLPVLLSTWFDTDPASLLDAAREQGLEGIVAKRSGSIYEPGHRNGLWVKCKVLREQEFVIGGFTAPRNARLFFGALLVGYYEEGVLLCAGKVGTGFSHALLGSLHKKLQRLATRTNPFGNLPSPRKPRFGTGLTKIALKEVTWTRPVLVAQIKFSEWTADGMLRQPVFLGLREDKDALEVSRDP comes from the coding sequence ATGCCGAAAACGTCTAACCGACTCACTGCCTCGCAGCCCGCCGAGTTTCTCGAACCGATGAAGGTGCTATCAGTCGAGGAGATCCCCGTGGGCACCTGGCGCAGCGAGATCAAGTACGACGGGTATCGCGCCCTGGCCGTGATCTCGAGGGGCAAAGTCGAACTGTGGTCGCGCAACCGCAAGCCTCTCGGCGAGGCGTATCCGGCTGTTGTCGAGGAACTCTCCAAGCTTCCCTGCACCAGTGCCGTGATCGACGGCGAGATAGTCGCGCTGGACGAGCAGGGACGAAGTCGCTTCCAATTGCTTCAGAATACCGGTGAGGAGACGCAGATCCGCTATTTCGCATTCGACCTCCTGCACCTGGATGGGGTGTCCCTGTTGAAGGAGACGCTCGAGGCGAGGCAGGACCGGCTGAAGGGGTTGTTCAAGCGGTCACACCTGCCCGTCTTGCTTTCGACGTGGTTCGACACTGACCCGGCCAGCCTCCTGGATGCCGCGCGGGAACAAGGCCTCGAGGGCATCGTGGCAAAACGTTCCGGCTCAATCTATGAACCCGGGCATCGCAACGGGCTTTGGGTAAAATGCAAGGTACTGCGTGAACAGGAGTTTGTGATCGGAGGCTTCACAGCGCCGCGCAATGCCCGTCTCTTTTTCGGCGCGCTTCTGGTTGGCTACTACGAGGAGGGGGTGCTCCTGTGTGCGGGAAAGGTGGGCACTGGATTCTCGCATGCGTTGCTCGGATCGCTGCACAAGAAGCTCCAAAGATTGGCAACCCGCACCAATCCATTTGGAAATCTTCCTTCTCCTCGAAAACCCCGGTTCGGCACCGGGCTGACGAAGATCGCCTTAAAGGAGGTGACTTGGACGCGGCCGGTGCTTGTGGCCCAGATCAAGTTCTCGGAGTGGACCGCGGATGGTATGTTGCGTCAGCCGGTGTTCCTTGGCTTGCGTGAAGACAAAGATGCCTTGGAGGTTAGCCGCGACCCTTGA